ctgtatggtggtgttatccagtcactgtatggtggtgttatccaatcactgtatggtggtgttatccagtgaTTATATAGAagtgttatccagtcaatgtATGGAGTTGTTAAACTgtcactatatggtggtgttATAAAGTCACTATATAGAGGAGTTATCCAGTCACTTCATGGTGGTTTTAtttagtcactgtatggtggagtTATACTgttactgtatggaggtgttattcaATCACTTTATGATGGTGTTATCCATTCACTGTATAGtgttgttatccagtcactgtatggtggtgttatacagtcactgtatggtggtgttatccagtcactgtatggaggtgttatccagtcactgtatggaggtgttatccagtcactgtatggtggtgttatccagtcactgtatggaggtgttatccagtcactgtatggaggtgttatccagtcactgtatggaggtgttatccagtcactgtatggaggtgctatccagtcactgtatggtggtgttatccagtcactgtatggaggtgttatccagtcactgtatggaggtgttatccagttactgtatggtggtgttatccagtcactgtagggaggtgttatccagttactgtatggtgaaAGTATTCAGTTActttatggtggtgttatccagtcactgtatggaggtgttatccagtcactgtatggtggtgttatccagtcactgtaaggAGGTTTTATCCATTCACGTagggtggtgttatccagtcactgtatggaggtgttatccagtcactgtatggcggtgttatccagtcactgtatggaggtgttatccagtcactgtatggaggtgttatccagtcactgtatggaggtgttatccagtcactgtatggaggtgttattcagtcactgtatggaggtgttatccagtcactgtattgtggtgttatccagtcactttatggaggtgttatccagtcactgtatggagttgTTATCCTGTCATTGTATGGTGGagttatactgtcactgtatggtggtgttatccagtcactgtatggtgaagttatactgtcactgtatggaggtgttattcaATCAATTTATGATggttttatccagtcactgtatggaggtgtcatccagtcactgtatggtggtgttatccagtcactgtaaggaggtgttatccagtcactgtatggaggtgttatccagtcactatatggtggtgttatccagtcactgtatggtggtgttatccagtcactgtaaggaggtgttatccagtcactgtatggcggtgttatccagtcactataTAGAGGAGTtaatcagtcactgtatggtggtgttatctagtcactgtatggaggtgttatccagtcactatatggcggtgttatccagtcactgtatggaggtgttatccattCACTgtttggtggtgttatccagtcactgtatggaggtgttttCCAGTCGCTTTATGGAGGTGTTATTCAGTCACTATATAGAGGAGTTAATacgtcactgtatggtggtgctacccagtcactgtatggaggtgttatccagtcactgtatggaggtgttatccagtcactgtatggaggtgttatccagtcactgtctgaaggtgttatccagtcactataTAGAGGAGTTAATAGGTAACTATATGGTGGTGTTATTCATTCACTGTATGAAGGTGCTATCCAGTGATTATATGGAAGTGTAATCCAGTCAATgtatagtggtgttatacagtcactgtatggtCGTGTTAtcaagtcactgtatggtggtgttatccagtcactgtatggaggtgttatccaatcactgtatggaggtgttatccagtcactgtatggtggtgttatccaatcactgtatggaggtgttatccaatcactgtatggaggtgttatccagtcactgtatggaggtgttatccagtcactgtattgaGGTTTTATCcaatcactgtatggaggtgttatccagtcactgtatggaggtattatcctgtcactatatggtggtgttatccagtcactgtatggtggtgttatccaatcactgtatggaggtgttatccagtcactgtatggaggtgttttCCAGTGATTATATAGAagtgttatccagtcaatgtATGGAGTTGTTAAACTGTCACTGTATGcatgtgttatccagtcactttaAGGAGGCGTTATACAGTCACTATATAGATGAGTTAAtcagtcactatatggtggtgttataaattcactgtatggaggtgttagcCAGTCACTGTATCGTGGAGTTATCCAGTAACTTTATGGTGGttttattcagtcactgtatggtggagtTATACTgttactgtatggaggtgttatccagtcactgtatgatggtgttatccagtcactgtatggtggtgttatccagtcactatatggtggtgttatccagtcactgtatggaggtgttatccagtcactgtattgtggtgttatccagtcactgtatggaggtgttatccagtcactgtatggagttattatccagtcactgtatggagttgttatccagtcactgtatggtgaagttatactgtcactgtatggaggtgttattcaATCAATTTATGATggttttatccagtcactgtatggaggtgccatccagtcactgtatggtggtgttatccattcACTgtttggtggtgttatccagtcactgtatggaggtgtcatccagtcactgtatggtggtgttatccattcactgtatggtggtgttatccagtcactgtatggaggtgttatcaagTCACTGTATAAAGGTGTTATCCTTTCACTGTATGGTggcgttatccagtcactgtatggtggcattttccagtcactgtatggaggtgttatccagtcactgtatcgtggagttatccagtcactgtatggaggtgttatccagtcacgttatggtggtgttatttagtcactgtatggaggtgttattcagtcactatatggcggtgttatccagtcactgtatggaggtgttatccattcactgtatggtggtgttatccagtcactgtatggaggtgttatccattcactgtatggtggtgttatccagtcactgtatagaggtgttatccagtcactgtatagaggtgttatccagtcactgtatggaggtgttatccttTCACTGTATGGTggcgttatccagtcactgtatggtggcattttccagtcactgtatggaggtgttatccagtcactgtatggtggtgttatccagtcagtgtatggcggtgttatccagtcactgtatggtggtgttatccagtcagtgtatggaggtgttattcagtcactgtatggtggtgttatcctttcactgtatggaggtgttatcctttcactgtatggaggtgttatccagtcactgtatagaGGTGTTTTCCAATCACTATATGCAGTGTTATCCACTCACTTTATAGAGGAGTtaatcagtcactgtatggcggtgttatcaaatcactgtatggtggtgttatgcaGTCAGTGCATGAAGGtcttatccagttactgtatggaggtgttatcctgtCATTGTAAGGTGGTTTTATCCCGTCACTATATACAGGTGTTATCATGTCACCGtttggaggtgttatccagtcactgtatggaggtgttatccttGTACATTTTGCTCGGTCTGTATTTACCGGTCAGCACATGAGTCTGGTTGAACGCAGTCCTCATCTCTGACCACCAGGACCTCGCCCGCTCTAGACTGCAGTGTCTAATGTCAGGGTCAATGAGCAGGAATTACATTTCTCGGCCACCAGTAATAATTTGATGCCTCACAATGGACGGTCAATGATACATCTCAGTCTCATTTTTCATcttctgctttattacattgataAATGTCACTATGAtcgctgagaaggaggaggaatctGGCTATAATGGGGGTGTATTCAGACTGAGCACCTGGGGCAGCGGATCCGGCCACCTATTTTTCCCGGACTATTACGTCAGTCACCACCATGTTTTCCATGTTGCATTGGTCCCCCAAATAAGCTCAATGGTGGTGGGCATGTCCCGGGCTTCTctggagaaaaaataataattattgatTTAGATTTCCAGATCTAACTACAGAAAGATAAGTCACAAAGTAACTACACTACATATTTTGAGTGACTGGAGGAGCGGCATCAAAGATAGTGATATCCAGATaatggcagaatagtgagtgcagctctggagtataatacaggatgtaactcaggatcagtacaggataagtaatgtaatgtatgtacacagtgactgcatcagcagaatagtgagtgcagctctggagtataatacaggatgtaactcaggatcagtacaggataagtaatgtatgtacacagtgactgcaccagcagaatagcgagtgcagctctggagtataatacaggatgtaactcaggatcagtataggataagtaatgtaatgtatatacacagtgactgcaccagcagaatagtgagtgcagcgctggagtataatacaggatgtaactcaggatcagtacaggataagtaatgtaatgtatgtacacagtgactgcaccagcagaatagtgagtgcagctctggagtataatacagaatgtaactcaggatcagtacaggataagtaatgtatgtacacagtgactgcaccagcagaatagtgagtacagctctggagtataatacaggatgtaactcaggatcagtacaggataagtaatgtaatgtatgtacacagtgactgcaccagcagaatagtgagtgcagctctggagtataatacaggatgtaactcaggatcagtataggataagtaatgtaatgtatatacacagtgactgcaccagcagaatagtgagtgcagctctggagtataatacaggatgtaactcaggatcagtacaggataagtaatgtatgtacacagtgactgcaccagcagaatagtgagtgcagctctggagtataatacaggatgtaactcaggatcagtacaggataagtaatgtaatgtatgtacacagtgactgcaccagcagaatagtgagtgcagctctggagtataatacaggatgtaactcaggatcagtataggataagtaatgtaatgtatatacacagtgactgcaccagcagaatagtgagtgcagctctggagtataatacaggatgtaactcagggtcagtacaggataagtaatgtatgtacacggtgactgcaccagcagaatagtgagtgcagctctggagtataatacaagatgtaactcaggatcagtacaggaaaagtaatgtaatgtatgtacacagtgactgcaccagcagaatagtgagagcagctctggagtagaatacaggatgtaactcaggattagtacataATAATTGGACTCGAATTGAAAATAATTGTGGTTCAGCACAAAATTGATCCCATCCAGTATGAATTGGAGTTGCTCAATTGCCAGATTCCCTTTTTGAGACAGGATTTTGGACACTGCCTGTATACCCTGATTGTGATTGATGCTTGTATACAAAGAACTCACGTCCAATGTAGCAAGCATCCAATCTGGGTGACAGTACATGTTTTCCAACAGTGTCACTACTGTGGAGGTATCCCCAAGATACGAAGGAGTGTCTCCGACATAGGGTTGTAGAAACCTGTCTAAATATTGAGACAGGTTTGATGTTAAAGATCTTATGCCAGAGACAATTGGCCTTCCAGGGGGGTTGACCGGATCCTTATGTATCTTGGGGATACAGTAGAATATGGGTAATCTTTTCTGTGTACCCAAAATGAAATTACATTCTGTATCGTTTAAAATTCCTGTTTCTTTTGCTTTGTTACACAGTAATGATAATTGTTTACAATATGAGATTAGGGGATCCTCATGCAATTGAGTATAGGTGGTGGTATCGGACAACTGACTCAAGCACTCTTTGTTGTACTTTTCAGTGTCCAAGATCACAATCGCCCCTCCCTTGTCGGCTGGGCGTATTGTGATCTCAAGGTCTTTCTGTAGTTGTTTAATTGCCTGAATTTTGTTTGGTGCTTTCTTATAGTGGGAGCCACTTGAAGTCCCAAATTGGGGGCCCGAGTATAAACTATTGGCGGATGTTCCGGGAGTATAGGACCCAGGATTTTATCATCCTTCAGTCTTTTTTAGTAAAAAGTCTGAGACCAAAAAAACAAGAACATCTAAAATACAAACCCAAACAAAATTACCACCGTCTGAAACAGCAgcagaaaggggcttattcacaatcaCAATACCACAAGAACACTATAGGGAAACAGACACCTCAGCCAAAGATTCCTTGGTCATTTTCCCTATCCAAGGAatcacatccaccactagagccACACAAAGAATTAACATTAGCAACATACAAGGTAGACCCAATATTGAACATGCAGCCAAAAATCTTCACAGCACAAGCACAGATACACAACCCTTTCACACAATTGAACACAACCACACGCAAAAGAGAACACGAAGAAGTAGAACTAAACGAGGGCCCACAGCAAAAGATAGTGAAATCACAGGAGATAATGTAATCAATTTGAGCACAAGagaattaaccccttcacaaaAATCATTATTGTCAAAAGGGTTAAAATTAGCCGAACATATTAATAATATCAAAAAACAATCTGAAACGCATCCTCTACCCAAACATTTTAAACTATATCATGCAGGTGATCCCAGCAATATGAGCTATATGGCTATTCAATCGGTCaaacaagactggagaggaggagattttGTGGCCAAAATGTCTAGACAGGAGTCCAAGAAAATATTCGAGTTTGGGTCCTTGATGCCTCAGGGTCTCAACTCGgagattgaaatttttgggttCCTTTAGGTGAGATGGGTTGGTGTACACGGGGAGTCAATGCCGGGCTGTTTTCCAGCGCATTGACCCCTCCTGCATCCCTTCCCTTCTCCCCCTAACACCAGACTCCAGACATCCCAGCATGTgatataatgtaatttttttttgtaatttttaatttttatgtatttttaaatatatattttttcaacatGTATTTGTGTAATGTAACATTGCAAGATGTATGTTGCAATGTACTGGTGTTTATTGACCACCTACGCAATATAGGGTGAAGACTGAGACTGTGTAGTCAGCCCAGTCCGCAATCCGATCCACATGTTACATCGAATCTCCCTAATGCTACAATCCAGTCATTCCAGCATGTGCTACAATTCAATTttaattgttttaattttttgtttcagcATGTATTTTGAACATGTATCTATATAATGTGATAGTAAGATATATGTTGCAATAGATATGTGGTTAATCATTGTCCATGCTATACAGGGTGGAGATTGAGACTGTGCAATGAAGCCCAGTCCGCAATCCGACCCATATTTTATATCAAACTTAAAAGGGTATTTAAAGTCATGACTTGTGTCTGCATTCAGCATTCTACAAttatctactgaggaaggaacttgtttccgcaacgcgtctagtgtgtataaAGACCTGGCTATTTTTTTCAATCTTTTTCAAGCCTTGTAAGACGTCCTATACCGCTTCAAAAAGACCTTATCTACGAACTATAGGCAAAGTGGACTAAATCTGTGTTGATACATTCAACGTTGCCGCAAATACACGGTGAACTCTGCTGTGTCCACTTCCGCTGGTCCGACAAGTTCAGGCAATTACCAGCTTAGCTCAGCTTCACCAGCTTCCGCCAGCCCGACTGCTCCAAGCGCCTACGTCACTAACCAGAGATTGACTATCcagctggacacgtgggacgctgagcgaACGGGTCTGAAGTTTTGCTCCGCAAGTAACAAGTAAGTGGAGCGCCGCTGACCGGAGGAAGTGCGGTCACTATTTGTCCCTGTGGGAGATCACAGCAAGGACGCTTTTGAACCTTTCTGGTTCCAACTACCCGGTAAATCGGCATTTAATGTTATGGACATCTGAGCGGTCTAATTGAATAACTCTTGCAGCCTCACTCTAGCCATTAGGTCTTATTcttaggagtactccagctatttaggtctgtgcgtgagctccgcacttatATACCTATTTAAcacatttatttatgtatgtatgctgatatgCTGACAGCAAGTTAGTTTGTTTTGATTTAGTGCATTAATAaaaattttatgcaaaaatactgtgagccagcctatattactATTGAAGTATATAATTTATGCAATTACTGGAAATGTATGTAATGGCAGTAGAAACATTCCTTCTAGAGGAGCACACAGAACCTTGTGGAGCTCTCATATGATGACACATGAAGTGCTCACAGGTCCACACTTTGGAACATTAATGCGCTCCTTGCGTTAGTCCTCGCAGTCATGTGATGCAGTTACAGTCCTGATAATTGCCGGGCTGCCTGCCACCAGTGAAGCTGAATTTACCTCTGAGATGTGTTTGTGGTAAAGCAGATTTTGGCAGATCAGGTGGAGCTGGTCATGTAACCATACAGCTGTCAGATTCCTTCACCAGGTGCCAAATCCTGTCTAATAATGTGTTCCATCTACTTGTTTAATTTGGTTTCTATTGAACTTACACTTGATGGGATCCTTGCATTCTTTATTGCATTTAAAGAAGCAGCACTTCTGTTTCCCAAGGCATTCTTTGTCAGATTTGCACAAATCATCCACAGGTTCGACACAGGCTATTAATAGACTTGGTGGGCATTCTCCTGGTTTTTCTGTAATTAAAGAGGTTTAAACATCAAAAACTTATCATGCAGATACTGATGTGTTAccaactgtcacggctgaggatggggaaaaccctcagccgtgcgatgccagaagatgttattcgccacttggccaggaggacaggatcagggagcaggtcacctcctataatgTCCCAaatcttaccctgactcctagctgtatgagccaaccctgatggtgggagggctcatactccggaacctatagtccctactagccctcagggtggcccttaactagaagcagggtaagacgacctattcCTCCTGGATTGGAGGAacgggagtctcactggccaagctgcaaggaagggtagacatatacagacatatagataaGGCAGGTGTACAACACTAGTTCcaaactaacctgccacagcctttctgactggaacccatgcaccagGTATTGCTGTCTACACAAACACTAAGGAGACAGCACacacaaaacacacaggaaaccaggacATCTATAGCTGTAATAAAAATAGAAAGGGACACATCAACTAGACATCATACATgggttttatgaccacaagggtggccctcactggcagatggtataggaaaccaggaggatgactccagcaacatgcctggagtacccctcagacatcggATCActacagaggctttatagcccaaagtggccacacccagacagacacacacaggaaagggagttaacccttccaacacaaaccaggggagtgaaaccacttaaaggggaatacactcACAAGTATCACACTACAGCTGTTACCCttggcaacgacatgcgtggcaaccatatcCTGAaaacagccagaaggccgagatactgccaccacatgtacacagacACGATGTTGCTgcagacaaccgcaagtgaaaggaacaacacagtgcacacacacatataaaccctgtgcacactaAACGTATAAAAGGCACACATATGAAGACAGGTTGCCGGGTACAACCGCATGCACCtggcagcaagctgcccagcaacagctcaggcttctATACTGCCAAATgtaacaatgttgccagcggcaaccacacgtgaggcaacagacaagcagccctcaccatgtggttgacaacaacaccaaacgCAGGCAACCACAtgcggatcaggagtcacgaccataaccactTTGTTATGTCTGCACAAGTCTATCCTCTTCATCTACAGCAGTGTTTCTCAAATAGCGGGGCGGGCCCCCCAGGGGGGGCGCCaggctccgtaaaggggggctCGCAATTtaatatgcggcagggagatgagtgcttccattgtggaagcgctcatctcccttcctctgaacagaggccagcgcaggcgctaagggactgggaggaggagctgggggccgggaatagcggcggggcggtgcagtcagtgtactatagccccgccccgccgctccggtatagcaatataaaatatcttattcaattaaaatgtattagatatgccccctcactcctaaattcttagtaccttacatcctattcctaggttctgtaatgcCGGCAGGTCGggtgggcggcagcgtaactccctggtgtcacttgcctgcgccgcctactttatgaatgaagcaggcggcgcaggcaagtgacgtcagtgagtgacgcgccggccgcccgtccGCCCGGCTTCCGCAATTGTACAGAatctaggaataggatgtaaggtactattaggaatttaggagtgagggggcatatctaatacattttaattgaataagacattttatatttgaatactGGGGGGCGGCGGGGGGCGGGGGGTtaggctgatccgtggatggcacagttaaggggggggctatggatgccactgttatgggtcgtggggtctgtggatggcactgttatggggtggggggtctgtggatggcacatatataacagtgccagccacagatcccccacccaataacagtgccatccacagatcccccctgtaacagtgccacccacagatcccccctgtaacagtgccctccacagatcccccctgtaacagtgccatccacagatcccccctgtaacagtgtccgtcatccacagatcccccccccgtaacagtgtccgtcatccacagatcccacccataacagtgtccatcatccacagatcccacccataacagtgtccatcatccacagatcccccataacagtgtccgtcatccacagatcccccccataacagtgtccgtcatccacagatccccccataacagtgtccgtcatccacagatccccccataacagtgttcgtcatccacagatcccccataacagtgtccgtcatccacagatcaccccataacagtgtccgtcatccacagatccccccataacagtgtccgtcatccacagatccccccgtaacagtgtccgtcatccacagatccccccataacagtgtccatcatccacagatccccccataacagtgtccgtcatccacagatccccccataacagtgtccgtcatccacagatcccccccataacagtgtccgtcatccacagatccccccataacagtgttcgtcatccacagatccccccataacagtgtccgtcatccacagatccccccataacagtgtccgtcatccacagatcccccccgtaacagtgtccgtcatccacagatccccccataacaatgtccgtcatccacagatccccccataacagtgtcagtcatccacagatcccccataacagtgtccgtcatccacagatccccccataacagtgtccgtcatccacagatccccccccgtaacagtgtccgtcatccacagatccccccataacagtgtccgtcatccacagattccccccataacagtgtccgtcatccacagatccccagtaatagtgccacccacagaccaccattagttccaaacccaccaaaagcacactttttggttaaaaatatttttgttgtaaattgatccacatttctttctttttttaatctCTTATACGTTAATAAGGATACAGTGTCATGCAGAGGTGTACTTATTAATTATAACAATTTTATACacaaatgatactatttacagtcgcgcggggggcgcaaaatgttttcttcttcctgggggggggggggggggcatgacagaaaataattgagaagcactgatCTACAGTAACCTTTAACAGGTTATCATCCCAGTCTCCTCTAGTTGGATAACAGGAGAAACATTCATCATGATGCAGAACAGGTTGTCTATCTGTAGAGGATCCAACATGTTAGTACTTTACATGGACTGAGTTTTTACTTCAGTGGCCAAGTGTGATGCTTCAATTTCTCTGTGACACTGGTTTAATAGATCTGAACATTTGCTTTGGGGTTTCCTTGTAGATGACAGCTGATTGTTGAGGGTCCACATAGGttacatctaatatataaatctgagtgtatgtgtgtgtatgtatgtccgctaaaggaatccgcgccgtcgcatttacaatcagtctcagctctctagcacgtgcagttcctgagatattccccaaaaatgcattagccaacagaagcttgatcacatgaccctgatcagccaatagaagcttgcatctcctccagcctccacatacacacagttttactccaggtttccataacaacccagccatttatcttcactgctgtagaagagctttaaaggaaatctgtcaccagtataattgctattgaagtaaagccatggcctaatagcacttagtgggagacacacatataaaatatatgtaatttattgagacatgatcagataacaaacaatatatgaaacaaaaggcACAAAGGCAccctgccagttgggtgtttgggagagaggttgtatctgacctccttacatgaggtctccccccctcctgtacacttgtgccttttgtttcatatattgtttgttatctgatcatgtctcaataaattacataccgtatattttatatgtgtgtctcccacttttctttggggttattggttctgtttttgggttggctcagtatattatactagaccccagtgttatacacacattatatgtgagttttcttataggttggtctaatagcacttagtaccttatttcaagatgtttatatcctctgaaaatccagtttttgggtatgcaaatgagtcagtaaggtgcccagaggggtgtcactgttgcaggaaggagcccagacacgccccccgccacaatgtgtccaccctcaataGACTTAAAACTCCGCCCACAAGTCACGCTAAGCCATGTACTTATCTGGTTAGACCACACCCCCTCCCACCcctgagccgacggggattgaaaaatttaaggtaaaaatcaacttctgtcagctgcagaggtgggagggagggtgactttctccctgcagctcacactacagtacagtgctgctgtcttagagtgagttgctcaaaaggacacgccccctattCAGTAAATGCCACTATTA
This sequence is a window from Bufo gargarizans isolate SCDJY-AF-19 chromosome 5, ASM1485885v1, whole genome shotgun sequence. Protein-coding genes within it:
- the LOC122938925 gene encoding omwaprin-a-like; its protein translation is MAPVTVSLILLILCCAGALADTNGKPPPEKPGECPPSLLIACVEPVDDLCKSDKECLGKQKCCFFKCNKECKDPIK